One Fusarium musae strain F31 chromosome 6, whole genome shotgun sequence DNA segment encodes these proteins:
- a CDS encoding hypothetical protein (EggNog:ENOG41): MTAGLKNVIVIGGSYVGLAAVKELATLLPVTHRVLLIEPHSHFHHLFAFPRFAIVPDHEHKAFIPYTGFFSSLPNAPNHTIVRARAVSLQKNQLTLDRPWQGSTEIPFEYAVVTTGTRLQAPSNMQYDEKKPSVEYFRSYQQGIKNAKSIVIVGGGAVGVQMATDLGEVYPEKKVTLVHSRDRLMQLYHEKMDAILRDRLQELGVDVITGTRAVIPAKGFPTDGSTFELELKDGRKIQTDLVIPATGQTPNNQFLKDLQPTSGYEIINPANGFIRVAPTLQFADPEYSNLFACGDIADSGAHKAARPGAGQAQVVAQNIVAMVNGGRPEQSVTVDPPAIHLSLGLKKNIVFRNPGKGQSEPTIIWRDDGSRDMNIEGVWERRGQRVTRQDDYHL; encoded by the exons ATGACTGCAGGTTTGAAGAACGTTATTGTCATTGGCGGCTCGTATGTTGGGCTT GCGGCTGTGAAGGAACTGGCTACACTTCTACCAGTCACTCACCGTGTCCTGTTAATAGAACCTCACAGCCATTTCCACCATCTCTTCGCCTTC CCCCGATTCGCCATCGTGCCAGACCACGAACACAAAGCCTTCATCCCCTACaccggcttcttctcctccctccCCAACGCCCCCAACCACACCATCGTCCGCGCCCGCGCAGTCTCCCTGCAAAAGAACCAGCTCACCCTCGACAGACCATGGCAGGGTTCAACAGAAATCCCCTTTGAGTACGCTGTCGTCACGACGGGAACACGACTCCAAGCGCCTAGTAACATGCAGTACGATGAGAAAAAGCCTTCTGTTGAGTACTTTAGATCTTATCAGCAGGGAATCAAGAATGCCAAGTCTATTGTGATTGTTGGCGGCGGTGCGGTTGGTGTGCAGATGGCGACGGATTTGGGGGAGGTTTATCcggagaagaaggttacGCTTGTTCATTCGAGGGATAGGCTTATGCAGCTTTATcatgagaagatggatgcTATCTTGAGGGATAGATTGCaggagcttggtgttga TGTTATCACCGGAACACGAGCTGTGATCCCAGCGAAGGGCTTCCCAACAGACGGATCGACATTTGAACTAGAACTCAAGGACGGGCGGAAGATACAGACAGATCTCGTTATTCCTGCAACAGGCCAAACGCCGAATAATCAGTTCctcaaagatcttcaacCCACGTCTGGATACGAAATCATCAACCCCGCCAATGGCTTCATCCGAGTTGCACCGACACTGCAATTTGCCGACCCCGAGTACTCGAACCTGTTTGCATGCGGTGACATCGCCGACAGCGGAGCTCACAAGGCCGCACGCCCGGGAGCTGGACAAGCGCAAGTCGTAGCGCAGAACATCGTCGCTATGGTGAACGGTGGCCGACCTGAGCAGAGCGTCACAGTTGATCCTCCTGCCATTCACCTATCACTCGGACTG AAAAAGAATATTGTGTTTAGAAATCCTGGAAAGGGCCAGAGTGAACCTACCATCATCTGGAGAGACGA TGGGTCAAGAGATATGAACATCGAGGGCGTCTGGGAGAGGAGGGGACAGAGAGTCACGCGACAGGATGACTACCATCTTTGA
- a CDS encoding hypothetical protein (EggNog:ENOG41), whose protein sequence is MRPSHANIGFWLMWFAALLWSYHNSYDDPSSFFYKSRIAFDRRYSALREKQVDAYLEREIFPVAHKQRTEVQVDNEFLCIGIPSINRTTSGFLAHTVGSLVDSLTPNERNQIHIVVLLADKDPTRHFAYGKDWLFGLADDVLVYSNDSKTQSKLNYKVLPHDVRGMGRSDDRVENIRLDHSVLFEACRRRDPTYFALIEDDIIATPDWFTRFKKGVIEVEQKATDAHQDWMYLRLFYSEIFMGWNNEEIFDYLKVVILGYTALIACLLLALRCRQRRHAGSFATKDFAQTVALLLGLWIPACLALAFVTGRITLHRLFTRSPTVREMPRYGCCAQGLVFPNHHLQNLQDFLREPPFQFPGDMIMEDYARDHGLSKWALDPSVLQHVGLVESSDGPRRAEVWNFSFERLKGSLA, encoded by the coding sequence ATGCGCCCTTCGCACGCAAACATCGGCTTCTGGCTGATGTGGTTCGCCGCCCTTCTCTGGTCCTACCACAACTCCTACGACGACCCGTCCTCCTTCTTCTACAAGTCCCGCATCGCCTTCGACCGTCGCTACTCCGCCCTCCGCGAGAAACAAGTCGACGCCTACCTCGAGCGCGAGATCTTTCCCGTCGCGCACAAGCAGCGCACCGAAGTCCAAGTCGACAATGAGTTTCTCTGCATCGGCATACCGAGTATAAATCGCACGACGTCTGGGTTTTTGGCGCATACTGTTGGAAGCCTTGTTGATTCGTTGACGCCGAACGAGCGCAATCAGATCCATATTGTCGTGCTGCTGGCGGATAAAGATCCGACGAGACACTTTGCTTATGGGAAGGATTGGTTGTTTGGGCTGGCGGATGATGTCCTAGTGTACTCCAACGACTCCAAGACCCAATCGAAGCTTAATTACAAGGTTCTTCCTCACGATGTGCGTGGCATGGGACGCAGCGACGATCGCGTGGAGAACATACGCCTCGACCACTCCGTCCTCTTCGAAGCGTGCCGACGCCGCGATCCGACGTACTTCGCCCTCATCGAAGACGATATAATAGCCACGCCCGATTGGTTCACGCGCTTCAAAAAGGGCGTCATCGAAGTTGAGCAAAAGGCGACCGATGCGCACCAAGACTGGATGTACCTGCGCCTCTTTTACTCCGAGATATTCATGGGCTGGAACAACGAGGAGATCTTTGACTATCTCAAGGTCGTCATCCTAGGCTACACCGCCTTGATAGCGTGTCTTCTCCTCGCTCTCCGCTGCAGACAGCGTCGTCACGCTGGGTCCTTCGCAACCAAAGACTTTGCGCAAACCGTCGCTTTACTCCTGGGTCTCTGGATCCCAGCCTGTTTAGCACTCGCCTTCGTAACAGGCCGCATAACCCTCCACCGACTATTCACACGCTCCCCCACGGTGCGCGAAATGCCACGCTACGGATGCTGTGCGCAAGGACTCGTGTTTCCGAACCATCACCTACAGAATCTGCAGGATTTTCTGCGCGAGCCGCCGTTTCAGTTCCCGGGGGATATGATTATGGAGGACTATGCGCGGGATCACGGGCTGAGCAAGTGGGCGCTTGATCCGAGTGTCTTGCAGCACGTTGGGCTGGTTGAGTCGAGTGATGGGCCGCGAAGGGCGGAGGTGTGGAATTTTAGCTttgagaggttgaagggGTCGTTGGCATGA
- a CDS encoding hypothetical protein (EggNog:ENOG41) has product MDALDECDAKLHRRHILKFLKDLMAAKVKLFATSRPHVEEVRNLFSTSLSVVARASESDIRSYLIEKIDERREESEEVYYMISDEYGEEIVNTLVEKANGMFIYVAFQIENILSQPSHRAMKEAVNSLADDLDGSYKATMDRINSIPIKSCVTLAYRVFQWIYHAKRPLHVEELRHALATTPHEGSFDVESLVPARFLLSYCCGLVVVNSQKVIQFVHQSVQEYFCGHRAELIPNGHTNLALTCIAYLSFDDFISVNIDDVETIKALPERFPLLDYAATHWGDHAADDADEEVLAMVERFYTCTCNLQVWATYDLHLNSGWPSTPGDLSRLHLAARFDLTTWATIHTARLVADLNRPTSLGDTPLMIASQFGHDTFVRFLLAQRNISASLNAVDSSGLTAIFRATKYNKTATLSILLEKQDADVNLGCPLFVALTNRSFTAFDTLIATRKDLDVNTTDREGHTLLFYAASEMFSSAVQTLLTRDDLRPDGGTGDMGALIVDLIEDQDIMTNEEIESLPVMARDIAPFFWKCRMNDMNGNKEGPDLPLDWFLACCSCFMQDYPHMIEDWIDAGQIDPNICDQRGRTLFYVAAWRSDIDLAQKLIDHGVIPKQDRYGCSPLYHAAREDCKDLVQILLDHGADATWRDQDGDTALHAAALSGKAANLRVLLDHGADANAVNEAGQSVLHWATCGGDSKTVKTLLDRGAEADMRYKPGGTRTPLALAIDNAEIQLETVKALAEHGADLGQVTVGGFTMLHLAASHHRADICRFLLDRREAIVDPNAISICMQTPLNLAMRGMDLESIEVLIMHGADPTARDIYGSTPLDWAARWGPAWDKMPHEAKMQYRSTSLDVQTRHQKDSLFLLIDKALDEKMDDMRLYGGLGIFNTIGHILLFLNDSRNADMDKAAQIAFEQLTEVGQVEVSQSIRLQDMCGCRPVFRMFW; this is encoded by the exons ATGGATGCTCTTGATGAATGTGACGCCAAGCTGCATCGAAGACACATACTCAAATTCCTCAAGGATTTGATGGCGGCCAAAGTCAAACTATTTGCGACCAGTCGGCCTCATGTCGAAGAGGTCAGGAATTTGTTCTCGACATCTTTAAGCGTCGTTGCCAGGGCTAGCGAGTCCGATATTAGGTCGTACTTGATTGAGAAGATAGACGAGCGACGAGAAGAGTCCGAGGAGGTATATTATATGATTAGCGACGAATATGGGGAAGAGATTGTCAACACTCTTGTGGAGAAAGCGAATGGCAT GTTCATTTATGTGGCGTTCCAGATCGAGAATATCCTGAGCCAGCCAAGTCATCGCGCGATGAAGGAAGCAGTAAACAGTCTGGCGGACGATCTGGATGGAAGTTATAAGGCCACCATGGACAGAATCAATAGCATTCCCATCAAGTCGTGCGTCACGTTGGCCTACCGAGTGTTTCAGTGGATATATCATGCCAAACGGCCGCTACATGTCGAAGAGTTGCGTCATGCTCTTGCTACGACACCACATGAGGGCTCGTTCGACGTCGAGAGTCTGGTTCCTGCACGGTTCCTGCTTTCTTACTGCTGCGGACTTGTTGTTGTCAACAGTCAGAAAGTTATACAGTTTGTACATCAGTCTGTGCAAGAGTACTTTTGTGGGCATAGAGCTGAGCTCATCCCCAATGGCCACACGAACTTGGCCCTGACCTGCATTGCTTATCTGTCCTTCGATGACTTCATTTCCGTAAATATCGACGATGTCGAAACTATCAAAGCGCTACCGGAGCGATTTCCTCTCCTCGACTATGCCGCAACTCATTGGGGCGATCATGCCGCtgacgatgctgatgaggaggtTCTCGCTATGGTAGAAAGGTTCTATACTTGCACCTGTAACCTTCAGGTTTGGGCAACATATGACCTGCACCTGAATTCCGGGTGGCCTTCGACACCGGGGGACTTGTCACGCCTGCATCTGGCCGCGCGATTCGATCTGACGACCTGGGCAACCATACATACGGCACGATTGGTGGCCGACCTCAATAGGCCGACGTCACTCGGGGACACACCGCTTATGATAGCTTCACAGTTCGGGCATGACACCTTTGTTCGATTCCTCCTCGCCCAGCGGAATATCTCTGCCTCCCTCAATGCGGTCGACAGCAGTGGTTTAACAGCAATTTTTCGGGCCACCAAGTACAATAAAACAGCAACCTTATCAAttctcctcgagaagcaaGACGCCGATGTCAATCTTGGATGCCCTCTCTTTGTTGCACTAACGAACCGGTCCTTCACCGCATTTGATACCCTCATCGCCACACGAAAAGACCTAGACGTAAACACAACTGATAGGGAAGGTCATACACTGCTGTTCTATGCTGCAAGTGAGATGTTTAGCAGCGCAGTTCAGACGCTGCTTACGAGGGATGACTTGCGGCCAGACGGTGGCACTGGCGATATGGGGGCGCTGATTGTTGATTTGATTGAGGATCAGGACATTATGACGAACGAGGAGATAGAGTCGCTTCCGGTTATGGCTCGTGATATAGCGCCATTCTTCTGGAAGTGCAGGATGAATGATATGAATGGCAACAAGGAAGGGCCAGATTTACCATTGGACTGGTTTCTGGCCTGTTGCAGCTGCTTCATGCAGGATTACCCGCATATGATCGAGGACTGGATCGATGCTGGCCAGATCGACCCCAACATATGCGATCAGCGGGGTCGGACATTATTCTACGTCGCAGCCTGGAGATCGGATATTGACCTGGCGCAGAAGCTCATTGATCATGGAGTGATCCCGAAGCAAGATAGATATGGATGCTCACCCCTGTACCATGCTGCCAGGGAAGACTGCAAAGACCTCGTTCAAATTTTGCTCGATCACGGTGCCGATGCGACATGGAGGGATCAGGATGGGGACACGGCACTACATGCGGCGGCTTTGTCTGGTAAGGCGGCCAACCTACGTGTTCTCCTTGATCACGGAGCCGATGCGAACGCAGTCAACGAGGCGGGCCAATCTGTGTTACACTGGGCCACTTGCGGCGGAGATTCTAAAACGGTCAAGACGTTGCTTGACCGTGGCGCTGAGGCGGACATGAGATATAAGCCAGGAGGCACGCGTACACCATTGGCCCTGGCGATTGATAATGCAGAAATCCAGTTGGAGACGGTGAAGGCCCTCGCAGAGCACGGAGCGGATCTCGGACAAGTGACTGTAGGAGGATTCACGATGCTGCATCTGGCAGCATCCCATCATCGAGCAGACATTTGCCGGTTCCTCTTAGATAGAagagaagccatcgtcgaTCCTAACGCGATAAGTATATGCATGCAAACGCCATTAAACCTGGCCATGCGCGGCATGGATCTCGAGAGCATTGAGGTATTGATCATGCACGGTGCCGATCCCACTGCGAGGGACATTTACGGATCAACTCCACTTGACTGGGCTGCACGCTGGGGACCAGCATGGGATAAGATGCCACATGAGGCGAAGATGCAATATAGATCCACTAGTCTAGATGTACAGACTCGGCACCAGAAGGACTCATTGTTTTTGTTGATCGACAAGGCCCTTGACGAGAAAATGGACGATATGAGATTGTACGGGGGTCTAGGCATTTTTAACACCATAGGGCatatcctcctcttcctgaaCGACAGCAGAAACGCCGACATGGACAAGGCAGCTCAGATCGCCTTCGAGCAGCTCACCGAG GTCGGACAGGTGGAAGTATCCCAATCGATACGTCTGCAGGACATGTGCGGCTGTCGACCTGTGTTCAGAATGTTTTGGTAA
- a CDS encoding hypothetical protein (EggNog:ENOG41), producing the protein MPSLADLGVMDHMSRSDDDMDDSLSTCSYYSLSDVEDMPFRKIPAHEVRKQSEQVPEFSYLSTYPHTFRNSEALPLKVAGPWLEYPLCPKGSYKQSMGMDPGPARVIINPSVPGGHDVIYHPTKWEGRFLQAKYRPKGYRAKISGCFYGASHGLTQLTPQQAFALAAQQQYFALQQQSLMASCMYPQVMGYNGVIRGQSLLEF; encoded by the exons ATGCCTTCTCTTGCAGACTTGGGAGTCATGGACCACATGAGTAGGTCAGATGATGACATGGATGACAGCTTGTCAACATGCTCCTACTACTCTCTTTCCGACGTAGAGGACATGCCATTCAGGAAGATCCCTGCGCATGAAGTTCGCAAGCAAAGCGAGCAAGTCCCTGAGTTCAGCTATCTCTCTACATACCCTCATACCTTCCGCAACAGCGAGGCACTACCGCTCAAGGTAGCCGGCCCATGGCTGGAGTATCCCCTTTGCCCTAAAGGCAGCTACAAACAGTCCATGGGTATGGATCCAGGACCAGCGcgagtcatcatcaacccgTCTGTCCCTGGTGGACATGACGTTATTTATCATCCCACAAAGTGGGAAGGGAGGTTTCTTCAGGCCAAGTACCGACCTAAAGGGTACAGAGCAAAGATCTCTGGAT GTTTTTACGGAGCATCTCATGGGTTGACCCAGCTGACTCCCCAGCAAGCGTTTGCCTTGGCAGCGCAGCAACAGTATTTTGCATTGCAGCAACAGAGCCTGATGGCTAGTTGCATGTACCCACAGGTCATGGGCTACAACGGAGTTATCCGCGGTCAGTCTTTGCTGGAGTTTTAA
- a CDS encoding hypothetical protein (EggNog:ENOG41) — translation MTDHAKESQRSMPGLLPLFAAAIDAVGTCPSAREEVLANICIDEKAFEREPSFASGGSFQVMRSRPSTLIKYVDSRFKMTTIHRLAMLYLNDVVLRVPKKKVDWDSKKGRDLSESICTEIAILRNERLRRHENITNMVGICWGVDNDRIIMPVLVLETAQGGDLCKYLETSTALDARDRLRLAIHCFQGLLALHTVGVIHADLKPENILVFVDQKGRPCAKLTDFGCSLLVSNIHEPIKLKSGTALWQSPTVLQAIGAQGLLQADIYSLTLVASLLLVGRFMSKVLEQAHGSGHGKESLHKLKTDDGALTSFIKTQKDTDESSGPRVFTDKVSGLICEFFDLILSDKEEVQIGAALPVELLRTMLHHEIVSAIKEDHQVFETFDPLEEEVYFSHCDDTPLVQVEDVVSQSTAATGSQQELDPEPAISRLHYPHPEPSQLHTNETKLRRLPGRVTAAIITQIREIADSDSYCETSRSLAAYAMATWLIGIHRSAATSAPSLREAGQYLLTAAKLGHEEARSSLEPVLAWIGMPNPIDPKVEEGWLYDLAVHEDRRSLKRLSPERSAEALRDETAALGAHVKEEADISGTSDQAFSESNQLSDSDKLRGRLPLICRYLVNQSWNVSLRKVLELPGLDPDFCTSLLMQACQKGDYRIAKVFIEHDTPLRDETSGLTPLHLLAHFGDDDIIPLAQLLIDKGVNLEARCNLATPCTVGQLDLRDSLTDGTPLLFAVAQRSLTAVSVLVSLGADPFNGAEKYEPHTGTMAAHKRGRTYSPVHYAARLHMSDVLEALLPEGKEYEQLLDWLCYETHSLKVAPLWCAVDYWYQGLYDRVLLHGKDHIKRCEETNTFLLKRGAQGHVVNWDVTTQAKYSIFTAATLYGQPFVLNHLRSLEIQPTTKNLIRTLQTALDVEDLKAVEYLIPLAERETRDSESSFQLQASIQGHKLPDFISHLYDIKERLESNARSKLKLDLIRDPPLQETIGPDVGQDILQQKSSQGGFKMSFTIRPGPGGRSIMEPVGEPSMMPPKGTPLQARTEESSISAFEMAVMGGYEARARELYESEHCDVSCRRVDDDGDKTTLLARLIRKSRKYSNFDKQILFLLELTPPSDEEFFRACIPSGSSANEGLSILHMSVMLDECPTNFKPRAPRQLISAIIEKYPEPEYLNAVNSEFGTAVHIAVECGNLDALKELEDEDIEWNLLNAYGEAPLDITARRLLKVHEFLQQCRHLQRLEQPDEYEEAISTYRANEQRMKSFLQTMGCKYERYNGLMHRKSETEWDLENFAVSGSMQVNVAEHLAILESRSIGNDEPSLAAHMRKLRAWSELGVDECMLHLADGTAVT, via the exons ATGACAGACCACGCGAAGGAATCACAACGATCCATGCCGGGGCTTTTGCCTCTATTCGCTGCCGCCATTGACGCAGTAGGCACATGTCCTTCCGCAAGAGAAGAAGTGCTGGCAAACATCTGCATCGATGAAAAGGCTTTCGAAAGAGAGCCTTCCTTTGCGTCTGGCGGCTCATTCCAGGTCATGCGAAGCCGACCAAGCACACTGATAAAATACGTCGATTCTCGGTTCAAAATGACCACCATCCATAGACTCGCCATGCTCTATCTCAATGACGTTGTCCTCCGAGTCCCAAAAAAAAAGGTGGATTGGGACTCGAAGAAAGGCCGGGACCTCTCAGAGTCTATCTGCACTGAAATCGCAATTCTCAGGAACGAGCGTCTCCGGAGGCATGAGAACATCACTAACATGGTTGGTATCTGCTGGGGGGTAGATAACGACCGCATTATAATGCCTGTTCTTGTGTTGGAGACAGCCCAAGGAGGTGATTTATGCAAATATCTTGAAACTTCGACGGCGCTTGATGCTAGAGATAGGCTGCGTCTAGCAATCCATTGCTTTCAAGGCTTGCTTGCTCTTCACACCGTCGGCGTCATCCACGCAGACTTGAAGCCAGAAAATATCCTGGTTTTTGTCGACCAAAAGGGCAGGCCATGCGCAAAACTCACCGATTTTGGCTGCTCGCTTCTGGTTTCCAACATACATGAACCAATCAAGCTCAAATCAGGAACTGCCTTGTGGCAAAGTCCTACAGTTTTGCAGGCCATCGGTGCTCAAGGCTTACTTCAAGCTGATATCTATTCTTTGACACTCGTGGCATCCCTTCTATTGGTTGGGCGTTTTATGAGCAAGGTGCTTGAACAGGCACACGGGTCAGGTCATGGCAAAGAGTCACTACATAAGCTCAAAACTGACGATGGTGCCCTCACAAGTTTTATCAAAACGCAGAAGGATACTGATGAGTCTTCTGGCCCACGTGTCTTCACGGACAAAGTATCAGGTCTTATATGCGAGTTCTTCGATTTAATTCTCTCCGACAAGGAGGAAGTTCAAATTGGAGCCGCACTCCCAGTTGAGCTATTGAGGACTATGCTTCACCATGAGATTGTATCTGCCATTaaagaagatcatcaagtaTTTGAGACTTTTGATcctcttgaagaagaggtttATTTCAGCCACT GTGATGATACACCATTGGTCCAAGTTGAGGACGTAGTAAGCCAGTCCACGGCGGCTACAGGCAGTCAACAAGAGCTTGATCCCGAACCTGCCATATCACGACTCCACTACCCTCATCCAGAACCATCTCAACTACACACAAACGAGACGAAGCTTAG ACGTCTTCCCGGCCGAGTCACCGCGGCAATAATCACTCAGATACGAGAAATCGCCGATTCAGACTCATACTGTGAAACCTCACGATCCCTCGCGGCGTATGCAATGGCAACATGGCTCATTGGGATTCACCGGTCTGCTGCTACTTCGGCACCCTCACTTCGCGAGGCCGGACAATATCTTCTGACTGCTGCCAAACTTGGACATGAAGAGGCCCGTTCTTCGCTGGAACCGGTACTTGCTTGGATAGGAATGCCGAATCCTATAGATCCAAAGGTTGAAGAGGGGTGGCTATACGATCTGGCTGTGCATGAAGATCGGCGTTCTCTGAAACGATTGAGTCCAGAGAGATCCGCTGAGGCATTACGAGATGAGACGGCAGCGCTGGGTGCGCATGTCAAAGAGGAAGCAGATATCTCTGGGACTTCGGACCAGGCCTTTTCGGAGAGCAACCAGCTTTCAGACAGCGACAAATTGAGAGGCCGGCTCCCGCTCATCTGCAGGTATTTGGTCAACCAGAGCTGGAATGTCAGCTTGCGAAAGGTTCTAGAGCTACCGGGTCTCGACCCTGACTTCTGCACTTCTCTTCTGATGCAGGCTTGCCAGAAGGGTGACTACAGAATCGCCAAGGTCTTCATCGAGCACGATACACCACTAAGAGACGAAACCTCCGGACTAACACCACTACATCTCCTGGCCCATTTTGGAGATGACGATATCATTCCTTTAGCACAGCTCCTCATAGATAAAGGTGTCAATTTAGAAGCCCGCTGCAACCTTGCTACTCCATGCACCGTTGGTCAACTCGATTTGAGAGATAGTCTTACAGATGGGACGCCTCTCTTGTTTGCTGTAGCGCAGCGGAGCCTCACAGCAGTTTCGGTACTTGTCTCTCTTGGCGCGGATCCATTTAACGGAGCAGAGAAATATGAGCCGCACACAGGAACTATGGCTGCCCACAAACGTGGGAGGACATATTCACCTGTTCATTATGCAGCAAGACTGCACATGTCGGACGTCCTAGAGGCTCTATTACCCGAGGGCAAGGAATATGAGCAGTTATTGGACTGGCTGTGTTATGAAACGCACTCTCTCAAGGTCGCTCCGCTCTGGTGCGCTGTCGACTACTGGTATCAGGGTCTATACGATCGGGTATTACTGCATGGGAAAGATCACATTAAGAGATGCGAGGAGACCAATACCTTTCTACTCAAGCGTGGAGCTCAGGGCCACGTAGTCAATTGGGATGTCACCACGCAGGCCAAGTACTCCATCTTCACAGCAGCAACCTTGTACGGCCAGCCGTTTGTGCTGAACCATCTGAGGTCCTTGGAAATCCAACCTACCACAAAGAATCTCATCAGAACACTTCAGACTGCCCTGGACGTTGAGGACTTGAAGGCGGTTGAGTACCTTATTCCACTTGCCGAGAGAGAAACACGGGACTCTGAGTCATCATTTCAGCTTCAAGCATCGATACAAGGACACAAGCTTCCAGACTTCATCAGCCATTTGTATGATATCAAAGAACGCCTCGAGTCGAATGCCAGatcaaagctcaagcttgacctGATCAGAGATCCACCGCTTCAAGAAACAATTGGTCCCGATGTCGGCCAGGATATCTTGCAGCAGAAGTCTTCACAGGGGGGCTTCAAAATGTCGTTTACTATACGGCCCGGGCCTGGTGGGCGCAGCATCATGGAACCCGTAGGCGAGCCAAGTATGATGCCGCCCAAAGGTACGCCTTTACAGGCTAGAACAGAAGAAAGCAGTATTTCTGCCTTTGAGATGGCCGTCATGGGCGGGTACGAGGCACGTGCTCGCGAACTGTACGAGAGTGAACATTGTGACGTGTCATGTCGTCGTGTAGATGATGACGGCGATAAGACTACCCTCCTAGCACGTCTTATCCGAAAGAGCCGCAAGTACAGTAACTTTGACAAGCAGATTCTATTTCTTCTCGAGCTTACACCCCCAAGCGACGAAGAGTTCTTTCGTGCGTGTATACCGTCCGGGTCAAGTGCCAACGAAGGGTTGTCTATTCTTCACATGTCTGTCATGCTTGATGAATGCCCAACAAACTTCAAGCCACGCGCCCCTCGTCAACTTATCTCTGCCATCATTGAGAAGTACCCAGAGCCAGAATATCTAAACGCTGTAAATTCAGAATTCGGCACGGCTGTACACATAGCAGTTGAATGTGGAAACCTGGATGCACTAAAGGAACTCGAGGACGAAGACATTGAGTGGAATCTTCTGAATGCGTACGGTGAAGCCCCTCTTGACATAACAGCCCGCCGCCTCCTCAAGGTACATGAGTTTCTACAGCAATGCCGTCACCTACAAAGACTCGAACAGCCGGATGAGTATGAAGAAGCTATCAGTACTTATCGGGCGAATGAACAGCGTATGAAGAGCTTTCTACAAACAATGGGGTGCAAGTACGAGAGATACAATGGGCTGATGCACAGGAAGAGCGAAACGGAGTGGGATCTAGAGAACTTTGCGGTCTCGGGGAGCATGCAAGTCAACGTCGCGGAGCACCTGGCGATACTTGAAAGCCGTTCGATTGGTAACGATGAACCAAGTTTAGCGGCTCATATGCGCAAATTAAGAGCTTGGAGTGAGTTGGGGGTGGATGAGTGTATGCTTCACCTTGCTGATGGTACAGCTGTGACTTGA
- a CDS encoding hypothetical protein (EggNog:ENOG41), with translation MSGLEAIAILGFALQVVDTTVRVIDLWKATNEVGQEVIIIKARLDMIRARLKTWSIGWGRLTEDDLKKSPRFNEFGILALRYVLIIQYRLTALEDFDKKYPSLFRNDRVLEGQPRSADRGLQLALIAQTDKPKARDLELLQEEVSSINHANIIQRWRWARKGGEGMKMTDQIAITEHYAFPQDMCRITPS, from the coding sequence ATGTCTGGTCTCGAAGCTATCGCAATTCTGGGATTTGCCCTTCAAGTCGTCGATACTACCGTCAGGGTCATTGATCTATGGAAGGCGACAAATGAAGTCGGACAGGAAGTCATCATAATAAAAGCCAGACTCGACATGATTCGCGCCCGTCTCAAGACCTGGTCAATCGGCTGGGGGCGACTGACGGAAGATGACCTCAAGAAGAGTCCACGCTTCAATGAATTCGGAATTCTGGCTCTGAGATATGTCTTGATAATCCAGTATCGTCTCACGGCACTAGAGGATTTTGACAAAAAATATCCCTCGTTGTTTCGAAATGATCGCGTTCTAGAGGGACAGCCTCGCTCAGCTGACCGCGGCCTTCAACTTGCTTTAATTGCTCAAACGGATAAGCCGAAAGCTAGAGATCTGGAGCTGCTCCAGGAGGAGGTATCTTCTATAAACCATGCCAACATAATTCAGCGATGGAGATGGGCGCGGAAGGGGGGAGAGGGTATGAAGATGACAGACCAAATTGCCATTACTGAGCATTATGCGTTCCCCCAAGACATGTGTCGCATAACTCCGTCTTAG